A window of Calliopsis andreniformis isolate RMS-2024a chromosome 3, iyCalAndr_principal, whole genome shotgun sequence contains these coding sequences:
- the LOC143177292 gene encoding uncharacterized protein LOC143177292: MDMFICNRCFATVSRGKKPFCLTQCGHVYCKGCIPQAEKQCPQCQQMDIFSVQLQQPSLAKVENFFIPLNESLELLHKVYGFQSNQMKIVMHRFHDIDKKYETLKSHCYNLTRNLKVLQDKYVKLQMDYTQLQEKLMSMKMHSSSLNSLSNISTPINSTNKRISRNMSNSCFTSSGVGMSCEFSNTEKERKILRGLHIPPSVSSNGFRGTSNATYTFKP, encoded by the exons ATGGATATGTTCATTTGTAACAGATGTTTTGCTACTGTCAGTCGAGGGAAAAAACCATTTTGTTTGACTCAATGTGGTCACGTATATTGTAAAGGGTGTATTCCCCAAG CTGAAAAACAATGTCCACAATGCCAGCAAATGGATATTTTTTCTGTTCAATTGCAACAACCGTCTTTAGCAAAGGTAGAAAATTTTTTTATTCCACTCAACGAATCATTGGAATTATTGCATAAAGTATACGGTTTTCAAAGTAATCAAATGAAAATTGTGATGCATCGTTTCCACGATATA gacaaaaaatatgaaacattGAAGTCGCATTGCTATAATCTCACTCGAAATCTGAAGGTACTTCAAGATAAGTACGTCAAACTTCAAATGGATTATACACAACTACAAGAAAAGCTTATGTCAATGAAAATGCATAGTAGTTCACTGAATTCTTTGAGTAACATATCTACACCAATTAATTCCACTAATAAAAGAATATCAAG GAACATGTCGAATTCATGTTTTACATCTTCTGGGGTCGGTATGTCGTGTGAATTTTCTAATACAGAAAAAGAACGTAAAATATTACGAGGTCTTCATATACCACCATCCGTATCATCAAACGGTTTCCGTGGAACTTCAAATGCAACTTACACTTTTAAGCCTTAG